A genomic region of Sideroxydans sp. CL21 contains the following coding sequences:
- a CDS encoding IS30 family transposase, translating into MKRRTRIYYTESQKALMWERWKKGDTLHQIAQLFDRHHPSIQRILAETGGIRPVQRKRSQLSLTLAEREEISRAVTAGQSARSIAASLGRAPSTISRELKRNGGQEDYRASQAEQAAWDRAHRPKPCKLVENRALAHIVADKLKWQWSPEQIAGWLKQTYPSDESYQVSHETIYRSLYIQARGALKKELLDHLRRTRVMRRSRHHTLKTGDHGRITDAVSISERPATAEDRAVPGHWEGDLLCGSDNSQIATLVERQTRYVMLVKLPSKDTETVINALIKHAHKLPQELYKSLTWDRGSELADHKRFTLATDIKVYFCDPQNPWQRGTNENTNGLLRQYFPKGTDLSAHSQAQLNAVARRLNERPRKTLKFETPAERFNQCVASTG; encoded by the coding sequence ATGAAGCGGAGAACTCGGATTTATTATACTGAAAGTCAAAAAGCATTGATGTGGGAACGCTGGAAGAAAGGCGACACGCTTCATCAAATTGCCCAGTTGTTCGATAGACATCATCCTTCAATACAACGTATTTTGGCAGAGACAGGAGGAATACGACCCGTACAACGGAAACGTTCTCAATTGTCACTGACTCTAGCTGAGCGTGAAGAGATATCTCGTGCGGTAACTGCAGGTCAATCAGCTCGCTCGATTGCAGCATCCCTCGGGCGGGCGCCATCGACCATCAGTCGCGAACTCAAGCGCAATGGAGGCCAAGAGGACTATCGTGCGAGTCAGGCTGAACAGGCGGCGTGGGATCGGGCGCATCGTCCCAAACCTTGTAAACTAGTCGAGAACCGAGCATTGGCACACATCGTAGCCGATAAGCTCAAATGGCAGTGGTCACCGGAACAGATTGCCGGATGGCTGAAGCAGACTTACCCAAGCGATGAAAGTTACCAAGTGTCACACGAGACCATCTATCGCAGTCTCTATATCCAGGCTAGAGGCGCATTGAAGAAGGAGCTTCTGGATCATTTGCGGCGTACGCGAGTCATGCGTCGTTCACGTCATCATACTTTGAAGACGGGCGATCACGGCAGGATCACAGATGCCGTATCGATTAGTGAACGTCCTGCCACGGCAGAAGACCGCGCAGTACCAGGTCACTGGGAAGGGGATCTGCTATGCGGCAGCGATAACAGTCAGATTGCAACCCTCGTTGAACGCCAGACACGATATGTAATGCTAGTTAAACTCCCCAGTAAGGATACCGAGACTGTCATCAATGCGCTGATTAAACATGCTCATAAGTTACCGCAGGAACTCTATAAATCGCTGACCTGGGATCGAGGCAGTGAGTTAGCCGATCACAAGCGATTCACGTTGGCAACCGACATCAAAGTCTATTTCTGTGATCCTCAGAATCCTTGGCAACGCGGAACGAATGAGAATACCAATGGATTACTGAGACAGTACTTCCCTAAAGGAACAGACTTGTCGGCACACTCTCAGGCGCAACTCAATGCGGTGGCTCGTAGACTAAATGAACGTCCACGAAAGACGTTAAAATTCGAAACACCGGCTGAACGGTTTAACCAATGTGTTGCATCGACCGGTTGA
- a CDS encoding metallophosphoesterase produces the protein MKLQIMSDLHLEFSTFEPIVAGADVVVLAGDIGKAANGLIWARGAFPDKEIIYVPGNHELYGTQRLETLALLRIAAKECDVHFLDDDEVVIGGIRFLGSTLWTDFRLFGEKAKIAAMVAGQNGLNDFRVIHEGALGHFSPARSIELHEKSLAWLSGKLDEAYAGETVVVTHHLPSARSVVERFKHNLLSACFASELDHLFGKAVLWLHGHTHDNLDYEVNGTRVICNPRGYVTSRGVENFDFNPSLVVEI, from the coding sequence ATGAAACTGCAAATCATGAGTGACCTGCATCTGGAGTTCTCGACGTTCGAGCCAATCGTTGCGGGTGCGGACGTTGTCGTGCTGGCTGGCGACATCGGAAAAGCCGCGAACGGGCTCATATGGGCACGTGGTGCATTCCCGGACAAGGAGATCATCTACGTCCCTGGAAATCACGAGCTCTATGGCACACAGCGCCTAGAAACGTTGGCATTGCTGCGAATCGCGGCTAAGGAATGCGACGTCCATTTTCTGGATGACGATGAGGTCGTGATCGGTGGCATTCGCTTTCTAGGCTCGACGCTATGGACGGATTTCCGCCTGTTTGGCGAGAAAGCCAAGATAGCGGCGATGGTGGCAGGTCAGAATGGCTTGAATGACTTCCGCGTGATTCACGAGGGAGCGCTCGGACACTTCAGTCCGGCGCGTTCAATCGAGCTTCACGAAAAGTCCTTGGCTTGGCTCTCCGGAAAGTTGGACGAGGCGTATGCCGGCGAGACCGTGGTTGTCACGCATCACCTGCCATCTGCCAGGTCAGTCGTGGAAAGATTCAAGCACAATCTGCTTTCGGCGTGCTTTGCGTCCGAGTTGGATCATCTGTTTGGCAAAGCCGTTCTTTGGCTACATGGCCATACCCACGACAACTTGGACTATGAAGTGAATGGCACTCGCGTGATTTGTAATCCTCGCGGGTATGTGACTAGTAGAGGCGTAGAAAACTTCGACTTCAACCCATCACTCGTTGTGGAGATATGA
- a CDS encoding HU family DNA-binding protein, with protein MNRQELIEALATKTGNTKADADRCIAALLEIVTATLKKGDNVALVGFGTFEVRKRAARAGRNPATGEAIKIKAAKVPAFKAGATLKAAVNGGK; from the coding sequence ATGAACCGTCAAGAACTGATCGAAGCGCTCGCAACCAAGACAGGAAACACCAAGGCAGATGCTGATCGCTGCATTGCAGCTCTGCTTGAAATCGTTACTGCCACACTGAAGAAAGGTGATAACGTTGCCTTGGTTGGCTTCGGCACCTTTGAAGTGCGCAAGCGCGCAGCTCGCGCTGGTCGTAATCCTGCAACCGGAGAAGCTATCAAGATCAAAGCAGCGAAAGTACCCGCATTTAAGGCTGGTGCAACACTGAAGGCGGCTGTAAACGGCGGTAAGTGA
- a CDS encoding AAA family ATPase, translated as MSVIARLYRSGASYFSKETAVKNLQRNARALAIEQRKAAREIMVDKTMSEYDLVHNFETRIFVPASLLGKDDEIDDEKDRVDCDKNGKASIATSNEGTSAGMASAESVSKIVRKPLRPFKRCVRVFEPSEIARVKNVGKATSGDTKRRFESTIKIAEEHEGYRKLPTFKNIGRTLTRLEGQFGNFRSVLDHFAEEMTLAGASKAEYFRISPVLFDGDPGVGKTAFAQTFASMLGLPFCKLSAGGMQHASILTGTASHWANAQAGEVFNLISHSQWASGVLLIDEADKLSNRQEYAILPALLDLLEPESARKYRDESVGMHFDASRLIVLMASNKMNDMDPALLSRCRTFMIKAPGVEQRISIAKRVHIELKSKARSKRIDLDCYAVRELSEADIDIRALIMAVRSAFARALRTGSKISVPEKPEQKAIQRGIGFIRTEAKAD; from the coding sequence ATGAGCGTCATCGCGCGTCTTTATCGCAGCGGTGCCTCATATTTTTCAAAGGAAACTGCTGTGAAAAATTTACAACGGAATGCCCGTGCTCTTGCCATTGAGCAGAGAAAGGCCGCGAGGGAAATTATGGTTGATAAGACGATGTCCGAATACGACCTCGTTCATAACTTTGAAACCAGAATCTTCGTGCCGGCCAGTCTGCTGGGAAAAGATGACGAAATCGACGATGAGAAAGACAGGGTTGATTGCGACAAAAACGGAAAAGCGTCCATTGCCACCAGCAATGAAGGTACGTCCGCCGGCATGGCTTCTGCAGAATCGGTTAGTAAGATCGTGCGCAAACCATTGCGTCCGTTCAAGCGTTGCGTGCGCGTTTTCGAGCCCAGTGAAATCGCACGGGTGAAAAACGTCGGAAAAGCGACGTCAGGCGATACAAAGCGGCGGTTTGAGTCAACGATAAAGATCGCAGAGGAGCATGAAGGCTATCGCAAGCTACCTACGTTCAAAAACATTGGGCGAACACTGACGCGCCTGGAGGGGCAGTTCGGCAACTTTCGGTCCGTGCTCGATCATTTCGCAGAAGAAATGACATTGGCCGGAGCAAGCAAGGCAGAGTATTTCCGTATTTCGCCGGTTCTGTTCGATGGAGATCCCGGTGTCGGTAAAACCGCCTTCGCGCAGACGTTCGCGTCAATGCTTGGACTGCCGTTCTGCAAACTGAGTGCGGGAGGCATGCAGCATGCATCAATACTGACTGGAACAGCATCGCATTGGGCCAACGCGCAGGCAGGTGAAGTGTTCAACCTGATCTCGCATAGCCAATGGGCGAGCGGGGTATTGCTGATCGACGAGGCTGACAAGCTGTCTAATCGACAGGAGTACGCAATCTTGCCAGCGTTGCTGGACTTGTTAGAGCCTGAATCTGCCCGGAAATACAGAGATGAGAGTGTCGGCATGCATTTCGACGCATCGCGTCTGATTGTGCTGATGGCATCGAACAAGATGAATGATATGGATCCAGCACTTCTGTCTAGATGCCGTACGTTCATGATCAAGGCGCCTGGGGTTGAGCAGAGAATATCGATTGCCAAGCGCGTGCATATTGAGCTCAAAAGTAAGGCTCGCAGTAAGCGAATTGATTTGGATTGCTATGCAGTTCGAGAACTGTCTGAGGCAGACATCGACATCCGGGCGTTGATTATGGCGGTACGTAGCGCATTTGCGAGGGCGTTGCGCACTGGCAGCAAGATCTCTGTTCCCGAGAAACCGGAACAAAAGGCAATCCAGAGGGGGATCGGATTCATCAGAACTGAAGCGAAAGCTGATTGA
- a CDS encoding IS110 family transposase, translating to MKEFSKFVGLDVHKETIAVSVAEANGGEVRYVGEIANTEDALDKLVKQLRKGGENLSFCYEAGPCGYGIHRQLTDLGWDCQVVAPSLIPKKAGDRVKTDRRDSLMLARLHRAGELTAVWVPDGAQEALRDLTRAREDMKHLQRQAKQRLLAFLLRHGKRYDGKSNWTLAHYRWMEGVKFDHPVQQIVFQEYIDTVKAMTKRIDALDKQVESAAGESVFWPVIEGLMALRGVNLLTATTIVAEIGDLRRFASAPQLMAYLCVVPSEHSSGGTKSRGGITKTGNGHVRRVLVEAAWTYRHPARKTTVLQKRAEQTSEAVQEIAWKAQTRLCGRYRLFEARGKLKVQACTAIARELAGFIWAIGQALPQPTANA from the coding sequence ATGAAAGAGTTTAGCAAATTCGTTGGATTGGATGTACACAAAGAAACGATCGCGGTATCGGTGGCGGAAGCCAATGGTGGAGAGGTTCGCTACGTTGGGGAGATCGCCAATACGGAGGACGCGTTGGACAAGCTCGTAAAACAGCTTCGTAAGGGCGGCGAGAATCTATCATTTTGTTATGAAGCCGGCCCCTGCGGTTACGGCATCCATCGGCAACTGACGGATCTTGGATGGGACTGCCAAGTTGTAGCTCCTTCGCTGATCCCGAAGAAAGCGGGTGACCGGGTCAAGACCGACCGGCGCGACAGCCTGATGCTGGCAAGGCTGCACCGGGCGGGAGAGCTGACGGCGGTCTGGGTGCCGGATGGAGCGCAGGAAGCGTTGCGCGACCTGACGCGGGCGCGCGAAGACATGAAGCATCTGCAGCGGCAAGCCAAGCAGCGGTTGTTGGCATTCCTGCTGCGGCATGGAAAACGTTATGACGGCAAGAGCAACTGGACGCTGGCGCACTATCGCTGGATGGAAGGAGTGAAATTCGATCATCCGGTGCAGCAAATCGTGTTCCAGGAATATATCGATACGGTCAAGGCGATGACCAAGCGCATTGATGCGCTCGACAAGCAGGTCGAGAGCGCGGCAGGCGAATCGGTCTTCTGGCCGGTGATCGAAGGTTTGATGGCCTTGCGCGGGGTGAACCTGCTGACGGCAACGACGATCGTGGCCGAGATCGGCGACTTGAGGCGCTTCGCCAGCGCGCCGCAACTGATGGCGTATCTGTGTGTTGTGCCCAGTGAACACTCCAGCGGTGGGACAAAGTCGCGCGGTGGCATTACCAAGACTGGCAACGGCCATGTACGCCGGGTGTTGGTGGAAGCGGCCTGGACCTATCGCCACCCCGCGAGAAAAACAACCGTCTTGCAGAAACGTGCCGAACAGACCTCGGAGGCGGTGCAAGAGATTGCATGGAAGGCACAAACGCGTTTGTGCGGACGTTACCGGTTATTCGAGGCCCGCGGCAAGCTGAAGGTGCAGGCGTGCACGGCCATTGCACGAGAACTGGCAGGCTTCATCTGGGCGATCGGGCAGGCACTGCCGCAACCCACGGCCAACGCATAA
- a CDS encoding ArsR family transcriptional regulator yields MNEILQYLKTHGERLDAEIAQAVGISLAKVRVELVEMTANREIMSYQSTKFENGKKIEGMRCRISGFVPPAAPGRKSKVQLKLS; encoded by the coding sequence ATGAATGAAATCCTCCAGTACCTTAAAACCCATGGTGAACGACTCGATGCTGAGATCGCTCAAGCCGTAGGAATATCCTTGGCCAAGGTTCGAGTTGAGTTGGTTGAGATGACGGCTAATCGCGAAATCATGTCTTACCAGTCCACAAAATTCGAGAACGGCAAGAAAATCGAAGGGATGCGTTGTCGCATATCAGGATTTGTTCCTCCAGCTGCTCCAGGCAGAAAATCAAAAGTTCAATTGAAGTTGTCCTAA
- a CDS encoding energy transducer TonB has translation MSTDASTWLAQEDVGSPWHRLYWTLPISLLACIIASILFVYSMVHSVSRTPEPVPVDAELIELPASVLLKAPSRQNAPAPKQALPPRQIQQAISPAQQDQPSVNPAPTAPPPAATQATSATTNNTAVPETNRSAQPSAQPLPVIPDDLRQDAMNEAAMARFHIAVDGSVTVELVKPTQNPRLNRLLLQSLKSWKFIPALSDGKPVASVEVIVVRVQVK, from the coding sequence ATGTCGACTGATGCCTCGACATGGTTGGCGCAGGAGGATGTCGGTTCTCCATGGCACCGACTGTACTGGACACTCCCAATTTCGCTGCTGGCCTGCATAATCGCATCCATCTTGTTTGTTTACTCTATGGTGCATTCGGTTAGCCGCACACCGGAACCGGTACCTGTTGATGCCGAATTGATAGAGCTTCCCGCTTCTGTACTTCTGAAGGCCCCATCCCGTCAGAATGCGCCTGCACCTAAACAAGCTTTGCCGCCAAGACAAATTCAGCAGGCCATTTCACCTGCTCAGCAAGATCAGCCAAGCGTGAACCCTGCACCGACTGCACCACCACCTGCAGCAACTCAGGCAACTTCAGCAACTACCAACAATACTGCCGTGCCGGAAACAAATCGCAGTGCACAGCCATCAGCCCAGCCACTGCCGGTCATCCCGGATGACTTGCGGCAAGATGCGATGAATGAAGCGGCTATGGCACGCTTTCATATAGCCGTCGATGGAAGTGTTACGGTGGAGTTGGTAAAGCCGACTCAAAATCCTCGTCTCAATAGACTGCTTTTGCAGTCACTGAAATCATGGAAATTCATTCCGGCCCTTAGTGATGGAAAGCCAGTTGCTTCTGTAGAAGTTATCGTCGTTCGGGTGCAAGTCAAATAG